The bacterium genome includes a region encoding these proteins:
- the nusB gene encoding transcription antitermination factor NusB yields MGRRRQSREAAFQVLFSTHFTGFDVSDATVSHGMMAHDDSRSVDEFASRLLQLVAEHHEEIEETLDGALKHWTLERLSATDGALLRLGVAEILYMDDVAGAVTVNEYIELAKKFGDAESRRFVNGVLDRILKEQDPAKPQEADLGSS; encoded by the coding sequence ATGGGTAGACGCCGTCAATCTCGAGAAGCTGCTTTTCAGGTTCTCTTCTCGACGCACTTCACCGGATTCGATGTTAGCGACGCGACCGTCAGCCACGGCATGATGGCGCACGACGATTCGCGCTCGGTCGACGAGTTTGCTTCTCGTCTGCTGCAACTTGTGGCCGAGCACCACGAAGAGATCGAGGAGACCCTCGATGGGGCGCTGAAGCATTGGACGCTCGAGCGTCTGTCCGCCACCGATGGCGCGCTGCTGCGGCTGGGCGTTGCGGAGATTCTCTACATGGACGACGTCGCGGGCGCTGTAACCGTGAACGAGTACATCGAGTTGGCAAAGAAGTTCGGGGATGCGGAGTCGCGGCGCTTCGTGAACGGTGTCCTGGATCGGATTCTCAAGGAGCAAGATCCCGCGAAGCCACAGGAGGCGGACCTTGGAAGTTCGTGA
- a CDS encoding DUF2284 domain-containing protein: MEVRERYVARIMNDPAVFGLTEAKFIYSSQIFVNRSVRLRCQFTCDETRQSDLTPPYSPTVEETREMLGEYKYGLIVRLEEPFGQRDHLKVWSDFSGTVLHTEKECLKRGYPRAFALAIGTCLYLHHDDRFRPCEFPGKQRPTLEALGIELKDTLEMVHWGDLINRDEDDPFQLFGVLLLE, from the coding sequence TTGGAAGTTCGTGAGAGATACGTCGCCCGCATTATGAACGATCCGGCGGTCTTTGGACTGACCGAGGCTAAGTTCATTTACTCGTCGCAGATTTTCGTGAATCGATCGGTGCGTCTGCGCTGCCAGTTCACTTGCGACGAGACGCGCCAGTCGGATCTCACGCCGCCGTACTCGCCGACTGTGGAAGAAACGCGCGAGATGCTCGGCGAGTACAAGTACGGACTGATCGTTCGCCTCGAAGAACCGTTCGGGCAGCGAGATCACTTGAAGGTCTGGAGCGATTTCTCCGGAACCGTCCTGCACACCGAGAAGGAATGCCTGAAGCGCGGCTACCCGCGCGCGTTTGCGCTTGCGATCGGGACGTGCCTCTATCTGCATCACGACGATCGGTTTCGGCCGTGCGAATTCCCCGGCAAGCAGCGCCCGACCCTCGAAGCGCTCGGCATCGAGCTCAAGGACACGCTTGAGATGGTGCACTGGGGCGATCTGATCAACCGCGACGAAGACGATCCGTTCCAGTTGTTCGGCGTGTTGCTTCTTGAGTGA
- a CDS encoding sodium:proton antiporter, translating to MDITIEHAVGTYIALVGIACLVGIVARWLTHVPYTIALTVVGLCLALFHIGPEIHETGFSKELIFLVFLPPLLFQGAFHMQLDRLRAHAIPVAIFATIGVAASMLLIGGLSFALGVFSSLGIALLFGALICPTDPVSVLAIFREYAVPEDLKYLVEGESLFNDGTGVVLFAIVLSVVSGAHDFHAGVALLEFVKVALGGAIVGVALGYATFLVLRRLHDHLLENAICLVCCYGTFWVAEHFHLSGVIATVAAGLLLGNYGRKLAMYPKTIATVEVFFESIDFLINSILFILIGLELQVIPKDEVIGHLGDLGIAIVVVLVARAIVVYPMFAIGREFFGRRGIYPFRWAHVLNWGGLRGSIPIALLLGLPRTGVVGEARDLLLVLGFGFVCFSLIVQGLTMKPLLFKLGLVEKEEQT from the coding sequence ATGGACATCACGATTGAACACGCAGTTGGGACGTATATCGCCCTGGTGGGGATTGCCTGCCTCGTTGGTATCGTGGCGCGATGGCTGACACATGTGCCGTACACGATTGCGCTGACCGTTGTGGGGCTTTGCCTGGCGCTCTTTCACATCGGGCCGGAAATCCACGAGACAGGCTTCAGCAAGGAACTGATCTTCCTGGTCTTTCTGCCGCCGCTGCTCTTCCAGGGCGCGTTCCATATGCAGTTGGATCGCCTGCGTGCGCACGCCATTCCGGTCGCCATTTTTGCGACGATTGGTGTGGCTGCATCGATGCTGTTGATTGGCGGATTGTCATTCGCCCTCGGCGTCTTCTCATCGTTGGGCATTGCGTTGCTATTTGGCGCGCTCATCTGCCCGACGGACCCGGTCTCGGTGCTTGCGATCTTCCGCGAGTATGCCGTGCCGGAGGACTTGAAGTATCTCGTCGAGGGCGAGTCGCTCTTCAACGACGGGACCGGCGTGGTGTTGTTCGCGATCGTGCTCAGTGTCGTCAGCGGCGCGCACGATTTCCACGCCGGTGTCGCGTTGCTCGAGTTCGTAAAGGTGGCACTCGGTGGCGCCATCGTCGGAGTGGCGCTCGGCTATGCAACGTTCCTCGTACTGAGGCGCCTGCACGATCACCTGCTGGAAAACGCGATTTGCCTGGTTTGTTGTTATGGGACGTTTTGGGTCGCCGAGCACTTCCATCTCTCCGGCGTAATCGCAACGGTTGCTGCGGGTTTACTACTCGGCAACTACGGGCGGAAACTCGCGATGTATCCGAAGACGATCGCCACGGTCGAGGTCTTCTTCGAATCGATCGACTTCCTGATCAACTCGATCCTCTTCATTCTGATCGGCCTGGAACTCCAGGTTATTCCAAAGGATGAAGTGATCGGTCACCTGGGTGATCTGGGCATTGCTATCGTTGTGGTTCTGGTCGCGCGAGCAATCGTGGTTTACCCGATGTTCGCGATCGGCCGGGAGTTCTTCGGCCGCCGCGGAATCTATCCATTCCGGTGGGCACACGTCTTGAACTGGGGCGGCCTGCGGGGGTCCATCCCGATCGCGCTCCTGCTTGGCCTTCCGCGCACAGGAGTCGTCGGCGAAGCGCGCGACTTGCTTCTTGTGCTCGGGTTTGGATTCGTTTGTTTCTCGCTGATCGTCCAGGGCCTCACGATGAAGCCGCTGCTGTTCAAACTGGGATTGGTCGAGAAAGAAGAGCAGACTTAA
- a CDS encoding metallophosphoesterase, producing the protein MRLLLILLAFVISGGPTGILAQGQEPHGRFGMPIEPPSETTKESTYGFLKGAPSVKIVEPGRFEVTFETEEPTPPAVLSGGANTLDEELDYPRFHYFCGGREDGEVTDLRTEHSITADFSSIKRRLPNTPYEPRVTYRVEVYIPSFRATRFFEGRVYFNPETLGDATNVTFGPTVEQVTPNTAVIAWETDREVPGEVRVVPITLSNGVYYETGQWMTFRSNGVGIRHETKIEGMNPGAMYRYQVVTGDTTVRPYEFSTPGDWPIRFAAMVDSREGNGSGMNNFGGVNGASLYSLGTDLYFRGTDFVVFAGDLINGYTTSPDDYRNQLNAFRWIMGPVHARIPIYEGMGNHEALLTRFDDGSRWGVTVDRLGEENSETVFADAFVNPTNGPKDEGEGSPSYDETVYYFDYGPVRVFMLNNNYWFSSDPYKIGGNLEGYILPNQVEWLREEVAKANDDDSVEYIFFAAQEPPFPNGGHTRDAMWYRSGDTNRDGKVDDKDIPIVKNRNTIWEIVSSSPKSVAFITGDEHAYSRLIVTNETDIGSRTTLDGTELEMKYPVWQITSGGAGAPWYDKELDLPWSPNLKTHSTQPHYAFFTLDRENVTVEAYSQTGQRIDHAMLRKDGKNTKE; encoded by the coding sequence ATGCGATTGCTACTCATACTACTTGCCTTTGTGATTTCCGGTGGACCGACCGGGATTCTTGCCCAAGGACAGGAACCTCACGGACGATTCGGGATGCCGATTGAGCCGCCAAGCGAGACGACGAAGGAATCGACCTACGGATTCCTGAAGGGCGCGCCGTCCGTAAAGATCGTCGAACCTGGCAGGTTTGAAGTGACCTTCGAAACCGAAGAGCCGACCCCGCCGGCCGTTCTGTCGGGCGGAGCAAACACGCTGGACGAGGAACTCGACTATCCGCGCTTCCACTATTTCTGCGGCGGGCGCGAGGACGGTGAAGTCACGGATCTGCGCACAGAGCACAGTATCACGGCGGATTTCTCCAGCATCAAGCGCCGCCTGCCGAATACGCCCTACGAGCCGCGCGTTACCTATCGCGTCGAGGTCTATATCCCGAGTTTCCGCGCAACGCGCTTCTTCGAGGGCCGTGTGTACTTCAATCCGGAAACACTCGGCGATGCGACGAATGTAACGTTCGGCCCGACGGTTGAGCAGGTAACACCGAACACCGCCGTCATCGCCTGGGAGACGGATCGGGAGGTCCCAGGGGAAGTGCGTGTCGTTCCCATCACTCTCTCCAACGGAGTCTACTACGAAACCGGCCAGTGGATGACGTTCCGTTCCAATGGTGTCGGTATCAGGCACGAAACCAAGATCGAGGGAATGAACCCAGGTGCGATGTATCGCTACCAGGTCGTGACCGGCGATACGACGGTACGGCCGTATGAGTTCAGTACGCCCGGCGACTGGCCGATTCGATTTGCTGCGATGGTCGATAGCCGCGAAGGAAACGGCAGCGGCATGAATAACTTCGGCGGAGTAAATGGCGCCTCGCTCTACTCGCTGGGAACAGATCTCTACTTCCGCGGCACGGACTTCGTGGTGTTCGCGGGTGACTTGATCAACGGCTACACGACCAGTCCGGATGATTATCGCAATCAATTGAATGCCTTCCGTTGGATCATGGGACCCGTGCACGCGCGGATTCCGATCTATGAGGGCATGGGAAATCACGAAGCCCTGCTGACCCGCTTCGACGATGGCAGTCGCTGGGGCGTCACAGTCGACAGACTGGGCGAAGAGAACTCCGAGACAGTGTTCGCCGACGCGTTCGTGAATCCGACGAACGGCCCGAAGGACGAAGGCGAAGGCTCGCCGTCCTACGATGAGACAGTGTATTACTTCGATTACGGTCCAGTCCGCGTCTTTATGCTGAACAACAATTACTGGTTCAGCAGCGATCCGTATAAGATTGGCGGAAACCTCGAAGGCTACATCCTGCCGAATCAGGTCGAATGGCTGCGTGAAGAAGTCGCCAAGGCCAACGATGATGACAGCGTGGAATACATCTTCTTCGCTGCGCAGGAACCGCCCTTCCCCAATGGCGGACACACACGTGACGCGATGTGGTATCGCAGCGGCGACACGAATCGCGATGGCAAGGTCGACGACAAGGACATCCCGATCGTCAAGAATCGCAATACGATCTGGGAGATTGTCTCCTCCTCGCCGAAGTCTGTCGCGTTCATCACGGGCGACGAGCACGCCTACAGCCGACTGATTGTCACAAATGAGACCGATATCGGATCGCGCACGACACTGGATGGGACCGAGTTGGAGATGAAGTATCCGGTATGGCAGATCACCAGCGGCGGTGCAGGCGCGCCGTGGTACGATAAGGAACTCGATCTTCCGTGGAGCCCGAACCTCAAGACACACTCGACGCAGCCTCACTACGCGTTCTTTACGCTCGATAGGGAAAACGTCACCGTCGAAGCCTACTCGCAGACGGGCCAACGGATCGATCACGCAATGCTGCGCAAAGACGGCAAAAACACGAAGGAGTGA
- a CDS encoding MATE family efflux transporter, with amino-acid sequence MTSATATSRPLPVRPILGTVFRLGAPSVLESLLQSAVFLVDALMLARLANNQIYLAATAVTGVTLWRLSNTAGITQVGAGAYVARRWGETRFAEAGRALGHAISLGGLIGLVVAIAFWPFARGLFQLLQTEDPVLGVATSYFHIVLLSFPFRLAFFNMTGSMRAAGDTRTPMLLTLLMNALNIGMNYVLIFGHFGFPRMKMDGAAWGTTFSVIIGLGIGLILLHRGLTPRRVMEPPEDMPLALTGDQELEGDDLQLIPPAESSEGVLRIEADGFRIWMPNVTPTIMRVSWPAFWEEILVSIGFMVFLGMVASFGVEALAAHTATVRIESLSFTAGFGVAVATATMIGQALGARKIALASRLFSLNVVVTMVIMGVMGILFVVFPGWFLDWFDVQGNVRDIGLMLMFLIGLQQCFIGSAMTLSGGLRGAGDTLPPFLTQIVGTIGMRIGLGYLLGYKLGMGIAGVYWGTVFDWLMRTIVLVYFVWRGKWKHIDV; translated from the coding sequence ATGACGTCCGCCACCGCCACATCCCGCCCGCTGCCCGTTCGCCCCATCCTTGGGACAGTGTTTCGGCTGGGTGCACCATCGGTTCTTGAAAGCCTTCTGCAGTCGGCCGTCTTCCTTGTCGATGCGCTGATGCTGGCGAGATTGGCGAATAACCAGATCTACCTCGCGGCCACGGCCGTCACCGGCGTGACGTTGTGGCGACTCTCGAATACGGCCGGCATCACGCAGGTCGGCGCAGGCGCCTACGTCGCGCGTCGCTGGGGCGAGACCCGTTTTGCGGAAGCTGGGCGGGCGCTCGGCCACGCTATTAGTCTCGGCGGCCTGATCGGGCTGGTTGTCGCGATTGCGTTTTGGCCCTTCGCTCGCGGGCTGTTCCAACTCCTGCAGACTGAAGATCCCGTCCTTGGTGTTGCCACCAGCTACTTCCACATCGTTCTGCTGTCGTTCCCGTTTCGACTAGCCTTCTTCAATATGACCGGCAGCATGCGCGCCGCCGGCGATACGCGCACGCCGATGTTGCTGACGCTGCTGATGAACGCTCTTAACATCGGGATGAACTACGTTCTGATCTTCGGACACTTCGGTTTCCCGAGAATGAAAATGGATGGCGCCGCGTGGGGAACGACCTTCAGCGTCATCATCGGCCTGGGAATCGGATTGATCCTTCTGCACCGCGGGCTGACGCCGCGGCGCGTGATGGAACCGCCGGAAGACATGCCGCTTGCACTGACCGGCGACCAGGAACTCGAAGGCGACGACCTGCAGTTGATCCCTCCGGCGGAGTCCAGCGAAGGGGTTCTTCGCATTGAGGCCGACGGCTTTCGCATCTGGATGCCAAACGTCACCCCGACGATCATGCGTGTTTCGTGGCCTGCCTTCTGGGAGGAGATTCTCGTCTCCATCGGGTTCATGGTGTTCCTCGGCATGGTGGCCAGCTTTGGCGTCGAGGCGCTTGCCGCGCACACGGCGACCGTGCGCATTGAATCGCTGAGCTTCACCGCCGGCTTCGGCGTTGCCGTCGCCACGGCGACGATGATCGGCCAGGCGCTCGGCGCGCGCAAGATCGCCCTCGCATCGCGCCTCTTCTCGCTCAACGTCGTGGTTACGATGGTCATCATGGGCGTAATGGGAATCCTGTTCGTCGTGTTCCCCGGTTGGTTTCTCGACTGGTTCGATGTCCAGGGCAACGTGCGCGACATCGGCCTGATGCTGATGTTCCTGATTGGCCTGCAGCAGTGCTTCATCGGCTCCGCAATGACGCTGAGCGGTGGCCTGCGCGGCGCCGGCGACACACTGCCGCCTTTCCTGACGCAGATTGTCGGAACCATCGGAATGCGGATCGGACTGGGCTATCTGCTCGGTTACAAACTGGGGATGGGCATTGCAGGGGTCTACTGGGGAACTGTGTTCGACTGGTTGATGCGAACAATCGTGCTTGTGTACTTCGTCTGGCGCGGCAAGTGGAAGCACATTGATGTCTAA
- a CDS encoding endonuclease/exonuclease/phosphatase family protein, translating into MKVRTLLLTAIVATALVLPSNLFAGSYLRVLSWNARHMGWSGETNWSGYADQAWEDFGSSSSAGNGVDVIFLQEVMYSSSASSFASAMTSRSGVTWSYKVTSAIGRSSYKERYAVVYRTDRVSILSQYVWSDSGDKFEREPQIVKLRHKNTGADYTFINWHCIWGTTTQRKAEINAIADVFKSIQNASSSDQDVILLGDFNRNATSSYFSRLKSTSVISPQVSYKVNSNTTINSSCAFANPYDHFFMQTAYVTEYSSAGRDYISGMCTFRNNLSDHAPIWLKLYSTSDTD; encoded by the coding sequence ATGAAAGTTCGCACACTACTCCTCACCGCCATTGTGGCCACTGCCCTCGTCCTGCCCTCGAACCTTTTCGCCGGATCTTATCTTCGTGTTCTCTCCTGGAATGCCCGCCACATGGGGTGGAGTGGAGAAACCAACTGGAGCGGCTATGCCGACCAGGCGTGGGAAGATTTCGGTTCCAGCAGTAGCGCCGGTAACGGCGTCGACGTCATCTTTCTGCAGGAAGTCATGTACAGCAGCAGCGCTTCGAGTTTCGCCTCGGCCATGACGAGCCGCAGCGGCGTGACGTGGAGCTACAAAGTCACCAGCGCTATCGGACGAAGCAGCTACAAAGAACGCTACGCCGTCGTTTACCGCACCGATCGCGTCAGCATCCTGAGCCAATACGTATGGAGCGACTCGGGCGACAAGTTCGAACGCGAACCGCAAATCGTGAAGCTGCGCCACAAGAATACAGGCGCGGACTATACGTTCATCAACTGGCATTGCATCTGGGGAACAACGACCCAGCGCAAGGCGGAGATCAACGCGATCGCCGACGTGTTCAAGAGCATCCAGAACGCCAGCAGTTCTGATCAGGACGTGATCCTGCTTGGCGACTTCAATCGCAACGCAACGTCCTCTTACTTCAGCCGCCTGAAGAGCACGTCTGTGATCTCGCCGCAGGTCAGCTACAAGGTGAATAGCAACACGACGATCAATTCGTCCTGCGCGTTCGCGAATCCTTACGACCACTTCTTCATGCAGACCGCGTATGTGACGGAATACTCCAGCGCAGGACGCGACTACATCTCCGGAATGTGTACGTTCCGCAATAACCTCTCGGATCACGCACCAATCTGGTTGAAACTCTATTCAACGTCAGACACTGACTGA
- a CDS encoding metallophosphoesterase, which produces MSFTALHIGDLHFWRFPRNPMALFGKRILGVGNLALNRARKFHIHRGVVLVERMMELHADWMLFSGDFTTTALKSEYRAALAALSVLDEKLPGRIRAVPGNHDRYTGGAIRSRTFESHLSNWCDMGTWPHYSDLGDGVWLAGLDATTKNGLTGSFGRVPKPQIDALAHWLSENAANVRELWLLCHFPAEDPPGVLKHDRGIQLYNTEPLLQLLGGLDIPVLYLHGHHHYRWVYRSSAQPNITYLNGGAPLMIRHDPNPDLGFTQLLREDGQTRMRLHTYSVEEEVWSQVDVPEPAPGEYRNLQKAAAQVAQEIS; this is translated from the coding sequence ATGTCGTTCACGGCACTGCACATTGGCGATTTGCATTTCTGGCGCTTCCCGCGCAATCCGATGGCGCTGTTTGGAAAGCGCATTCTCGGCGTTGGGAATCTGGCGCTGAATCGGGCGCGCAAGTTTCATATTCATCGCGGGGTCGTCCTGGTCGAGCGCATGATGGAGTTGCACGCCGATTGGATGTTGTTCAGTGGCGATTTCACAACAACGGCACTTAAGTCCGAGTATCGGGCCGCACTCGCCGCTCTCTCTGTTCTTGACGAGAAACTTCCGGGGCGAATTCGCGCCGTGCCCGGGAATCACGATCGCTATACTGGCGGAGCCATTCGTTCGCGCACGTTTGAATCTCACCTTTCGAACTGGTGCGACATGGGAACGTGGCCCCACTACAGCGATCTCGGAGACGGTGTTTGGCTGGCGGGCCTGGATGCGACGACGAAGAACGGCCTGACGGGCAGCTTTGGCCGCGTCCCGAAACCGCAAATCGACGCACTGGCCCATTGGCTCTCGGAGAATGCTGCGAATGTCCGGGAGCTTTGGCTGCTTTGCCATTTCCCCGCCGAGGATCCTCCGGGCGTTCTGAAGCACGACCGCGGCATTCAGCTCTACAACACCGAACCGCTTCTCCAACTGCTCGGCGGCCTCGACATTCCGGTGCTCTATCTGCACGGGCACCATCACTATCGCTGGGTGTATCGCAGCTCGGCCCAACCGAACATCACGTATCTGAACGGGGGGGCGCCGCTGATGATCCGGCACGATCCGAATCCGGATCTCGGCTTCACACAGTTGCTTCGCGAAGACGGGCAGACGCGCATGCGCCTGCACACATACAGCGTTGAGGAAGAGGTTTGGTCGCAGGTTGACGTCCCGGAGCCCGCCCCGGGAGAATATCGCAACCTGCAGAAGGCCGCCGCACAGGTAGCCCAGGAGATTTCATGA
- a CDS encoding adenylosuccinate lyase, with amino-acid sequence MIDRYSLSPMKDLWNEEAKFASWLEVELAVCDVWNKMGKIPDADLKRIHSRAKIDVARIEEIENTVHHDVIAFTTQLAEKIGPSSRFVHLGLTSSDVVDTAFALRLKRAGEIIQRDLNTVKKELTKLAKKHAHTIMMGRTHGMHAEPTTFGLKALVWRQEFERQKVRFDAACQSIAFGKISGAVGTAAHTGLKLEERVCKKLKLSVAPVSTQVLQRDRHAEFALALAQIGASIEKIATEIRHLQRPEIRELEEPFRKGQKGSSAMPHKRNPIICERLTGLARMLRGYAMPALENVALWSERDISHSSVERINLPDACMLTDYMLNKLIGVLSGLRVNKQRMKDNIGLTRGLVFSQRVLLRLVEEGLSREDSYAAVQAAAMRTWNGGDAFLDELLKEDVVAAKIGRETLENAFDVSPYLAHVTAIYKRCGISLK; translated from the coding sequence ATGATTGATCGTTATTCGCTTTCTCCCATGAAAGACCTGTGGAACGAGGAGGCGAAATTCGCTTCCTGGCTCGAAGTCGAACTGGCAGTTTGCGATGTATGGAACAAGATGGGGAAAATCCCCGATGCCGACCTGAAGCGCATTCATAGCCGCGCAAAGATCGATGTCGCCCGAATTGAAGAAATAGAAAACACCGTCCACCACGACGTGATCGCGTTCACAACGCAACTCGCAGAGAAAATCGGTCCCTCCTCGCGCTTCGTCCACTTGGGCCTGACGAGCAGCGATGTCGTGGATACTGCCTTCGCCCTGCGCCTGAAACGTGCGGGCGAGATCATTCAGCGCGATCTCAACACCGTCAAAAAAGAACTGACAAAACTGGCGAAGAAGCACGCCCACACGATCATGATGGGCCGCACGCATGGGATGCACGCGGAACCAACAACGTTCGGCCTCAAGGCGCTCGTGTGGCGCCAGGAATTCGAGCGCCAGAAAGTCCGTTTTGACGCCGCCTGCCAGTCGATTGCCTTTGGCAAGATCAGCGGCGCGGTCGGTACGGCGGCCCACACGGGTTTAAAGCTTGAGGAGCGTGTGTGTAAGAAACTGAAGCTCTCCGTCGCTCCCGTTTCAACGCAAGTTCTGCAACGCGATCGTCACGCGGAGTTTGCGTTGGCGCTGGCACAGATCGGTGCCTCGATCGAGAAGATCGCCACAGAGATTCGGCACCTGCAGCGCCCTGAAATTCGCGAACTGGAAGAACCGTTCCGCAAAGGCCAAAAGGGCAGTTCCGCGATGCCACACAAGCGCAATCCGATCATCTGCGAACGGCTGACGGGACTGGCGCGTATGCTGCGCGGATATGCGATGCCGGCCCTGGAGAATGTTGCCCTCTGGAGCGAACGTGACATTTCTCATTCCAGTGTCGAGCGCATCAACCTCCCGGACGCGTGCATGTTGACCGACTACATGCTGAACAAATTGATCGGCGTTCTCTCTGGATTGAGAGTTAACAAGCAGCGGATGAAGGATAACATCGGCCTGACTCGTGGGTTAGTTTTTTCACAACGGGTTCTACTTCGTCTTGTCGAGGAAGGGCTCTCCCGCGAGGATTCCTATGCTGCCGTCCAGGCCGCCGCGATGCGAACCTGGAATGGGGGGGATGCGTTCCTGGACGAGTTGCTGAAGGAAGATGTTGTCGCCGCAAAGATCGGCCGCGAGACACTCGAAAATGCATTCGATGTTTCGCCTTACCTGGCGCACGTCACCGCAATTTACAAACGCTGTGGTATCAGCCTGAAATAG
- a CDS encoding dodecin family protein, whose amino-acid sequence MAHHTYKKIEVVGTSPNSIDEAIQNAVAKASKSVHKMRWFELVEARGAIDGDKVTEFQATVKIGFTLDD is encoded by the coding sequence ATGGCTCACCATACCTATAAGAAGATCGAAGTCGTCGGCACGTCCCCGAACTCCATCGACGAGGCCATCCAGAACGCCGTCGCGAAGGCCTCGAAGAGCGTTCACAAGATGCGCTGGTTCGAACTCGTCGAAGCCCGAGGCGCCATCGACGGCGACAAGGTGACTGAATTCCAGGCAACGGTGAAGATCGGTTTTACACTGGACGACTGA
- the nrfH gene encoding cytochrome c nitrite reductase small subunit: MRWKVLLVAGIASGIALGVAAGIGGFTFVYAEGASYLVDDPESCANCHIMNEQYDGWSKSSHSSIATCNDCHTPHTFVGKWTTKALNGYHHSMAFTVGGFHEPIQITERNRRITEQACRDCHGEIVSMIDPESASPHAGSDSLSCLKCHQSVGHLH, translated from the coding sequence ATGCGTTGGAAGGTCCTCTTAGTCGCCGGAATCGCATCAGGCATTGCCCTGGGTGTCGCGGCTGGCATTGGCGGGTTCACCTTCGTTTACGCGGAGGGCGCCTCCTACCTGGTCGACGATCCCGAGTCCTGCGCAAACTGCCATATCATGAATGAGCAGTATGATGGCTGGTCGAAATCCAGTCACTCCTCCATCGCCACATGCAACGACTGTCACACTCCACACACATTTGTGGGCAAGTGGACGACCAAGGCCCTGAACGGCTATCATCACTCGATGGCTTTTACCGTCGGCGGCTTCCACGAACCCATCCAGATTACCGAGCGGAATCGACGCATCACCGAGCAGGCCTGTCGAGATTGCCATGGCGAAATCGTCAGCATGATCGATCCCGAATCTGCATCGCCTCATGCCGGTTCGGACTCCTTATCTTGCCTGAAGTGCCACCAGTCCGTCGGGCACTTGCACTAA